Below is a window of Pseudomonadota bacterium DNA.
GCTCGCGGCGCTCGCGCGCCACGCCCGCTTTGACCTCGCGCTCTCGTGCAAGGGGGACCTCCGGGTCGACGACCACCACACGGCCGAGGACTGCGCGCTGGCGCTGGGCCAGGCGATCGACCGCGCCCTCGGCGAGAGGCGCGGGATCGCGCGCTTCGGCTGGGCGTACGCGCCCATGGACGATGCCCTCGCTCGCGCGTCGGTTGACCTGTCGGGCAGGCCCTTCTCCGTCGTGCGCCTCGGGCTCTCATCGGATCGAGTGGGGGACCTGGCGTCGGAGAACGCGGAGCACGCGATCGCCTCGCTCGCCCAGTCGGCACGCGCCGCGATCCACGTGGACGTGCTGCGCGGAATGAACGACCATCACAGGGCCGAGGCCGCCTTCAAGGCGCTGGCGCTCGCCCTCAGGCAGGCGGCGGCCCTGGACGGCTCACAGGAGGTGCCGAGCACCAAGGGGGTCCTCTGATGGGGCGCTCCGATGTGACCGTTGTCAGGACCGGCAGCGCCAACCTCGCCTCGGTCCTCGCGGCCCTGAGAAGGCTCGGCGCGGTGGCGAGCCTCACCGAGGAGCCGTCTGAAGTGCAGCGCGCGACACATCTGGTGCTGCCGGGAGTGGGGACGCTCGCGGCCGCGATGCGAAAGCTCACGGAGGACAGGCTCGTGGAGCCGCTCAGGGAGAGGGTCGCGGCCGGAAGGCCCACGCTGGCGATCTGCCTCGGGATGCAGATGCTGCTCGAGGGGAGCGAGGAGAGCGACGGCGTTGAGGGGCTCTGCATCGTTCCGGGCATTGCCGAACGCTTTCCAAAAGGGGTTAGGGTGCCGCAGCTGGGATGGAACCGGATAGAGGTAGAGGCTGAGGCTGAGATTTTGAGGGATGGATATGTTTATTTCGCGAACTCGTATCGGCTGGTCGCTGCGCCGGAGGGCTGGTGCGTGGCCTCCTCCGACTACGGCGGCCGCTTCGTCGCGGCCGTAGAGCGCGGCAGCGTCATCGGCTGCCAGTTTCATCCGGAGCTCTCGGGGGAGTTCGGGCTGGGAATAATCGAAAGATGGTTCAAAGGTTAAAGGTGAAAGGAAGTCGATGCTGACAGTGAGGATAATCCCCTGCCTCGACGTGCGCGACGGGCGCGTGGTGAAGGGGATCAGGTTCCAGGGGCTCAGGGACGCGGGCGACCCGGCTGAGCAGGCGGCGCTCTACGAGCGCCAGGGCGCGGACGAGATAACCATGCTCGACGTCTCCGCCACGCCGGAGGGCAGGAATACCGCCCTCGGGACAGTGGCCGCGGTCCGGGAGAGGATCTCGCTCCCGCTCACGGTCGGCGGCGGCGTGCGGGGCGTCGGGGATGCGCTCGCATTGCTCGCAGCCGGCGCGGACAAGGTGGGCGTGAACACCGCGGCTGTGGAAAACCCTGAGCTCATCGCCGAGATGGCCGATCGTTTCGGCAGCCAGTGCGCTGTCCTCGCGATCGACGCCTCGGCCCGGGGAGGCGGCGGCTTCGAGGTGATGACTCACTCGGGGAAGAGGCGGACCGGGATCGACGCGGTGGAGTGGGCGGCGAGGGCGGCGGAGCTCGGTGCTGGAGAGATACTCCTCACCTCCTGGGACCGCGACGGCACGAGGTCCGGATACGACCTTGACCTCATTTCCGCGGTGGCGGGCGCGGTCGGCGTGCCGATCGTAGCGTCGGGCGGAGCATCCGACGCATCGCACATGGCGGAGGCGTTGCGCGCCGGCGCCTCCGCGGTGCTGGCCGCGTCTATCTTCCACTACGCGGAGCACACCGTCGGATCGCTCAAGGCGGAGCTGGCCGCGATGGGAATCGAGGTGCGCAGATGATCATACCTTCGATAGACCTGCAGGCAGGCCGGACTGTACAGCTGGTGGGAGGGGAGAGGCTCGAGATCGACGCGGGCGACCCCATACCCATAGCCGAGCGCTTCAGCGTGGCCGGCGAGATAGCGGTCATCGATCTGGACGCGGCGATGGGCAGCGGCGGGAACAGGGCGCTCGTCGAGGAACTCGTGCGACGATTCACGTGCAGGGTCGGGGGAGGGATACGGGACTATGGGGCCGCCGCCGGATGGCTCGACGCCGGCGCGAGCAGCGTGATCATCGGCACCGCAGCGACACCGGAGCTTTTGCGCCGACTCCCGAGGGAGCGCGTGATAGCGGCGCTGGACGCACGATCCGGAGAGGTGGTGGTCGAGGGATGGAAGAGGGGGACCGGCCGGGGCATCATCGAGAGGGTCGCGGAGCTGAAGGATCACGTCGGGGGGTTCCTCGTCACCTTCGTCGAGCGCGAGGGGAGGATGGGCGGAACGGACATGGAACTCGCCCGCAGGGTCGTGGAGGCGGCGGGGAAAGCGAAGGTGACGATCGCAGGC
It encodes the following:
- the hisB gene encoding imidazoleglycerol-phosphate dehydratase HisB, with product MTRKAEIKRKTGETEIELMLDLDGSGRAELSTGVGFLDHMLAALARHARFDLALSCKGDLRVDDHHTAEDCALALGQAIDRALGERRGIARFGWAYAPMDDALARASVDLSGRPFSVVRLGLSSDRVGDLASENAEHAIASLAQSARAAIHVDVLRGMNDHHRAEAAFKALALALRQAAALDGSQEVPSTKGVL
- the hisH gene encoding imidazole glycerol phosphate synthase subunit HisH, which gives rise to MGRSDVTVVRTGSANLASVLAALRRLGAVASLTEEPSEVQRATHLVLPGVGTLAAAMRKLTEDRLVEPLRERVAAGRPTLAICLGMQMLLEGSEESDGVEGLCIVPGIAERFPKGVRVPQLGWNRIEVEAEAEILRDGYVYFANSYRLVAAPEGWCVASSDYGGRFVAAVERGSVIGCQFHPELSGEFGLGIIERWFKG
- the hisF gene encoding imidazole glycerol phosphate synthase subunit HisF, with product MLTVRIIPCLDVRDGRVVKGIRFQGLRDAGDPAEQAALYERQGADEITMLDVSATPEGRNTALGTVAAVRERISLPLTVGGGVRGVGDALALLAAGADKVGVNTAAVENPELIAEMADRFGSQCAVLAIDASARGGGGFEVMTHSGKRRTGIDAVEWAARAAELGAGEILLTSWDRDGTRSGYDLDLISAVAGAVGVPIVASGGASDASHMAEALRAGASAVLAASIFHYAEHTVGSLKAELAAMGIEVRR